From Butyricimonas paravirosa, one genomic window encodes:
- a CDS encoding RNA polymerase sigma-70 factor, translated as MESQITTNFWGQDSDKAFRYLYDKYASTLRYFSAKYVDDDATIEDVVQDAFLNLWEKRNEFKTESTIKAYLYKIVRSFSVDTIRRRNIANRYAEKIVLEEEDQEFFLENIVESEVFQMIQTVFNELSPSCREVYQLSLHGKSHEEISQLLDISINTVKKHKNNANHYMRERLKHVLSIFLCI; from the coding sequence ATGGAAAGTCAAATAACAACAAATTTCTGGGGACAAGACAGCGATAAAGCTTTCCGCTATTTATATGACAAATACGCATCAACATTGCGCTATTTCTCAGCTAAATATGTAGATGATGATGCGACCATTGAAGATGTAGTACAAGATGCCTTTCTCAATTTGTGGGAAAAAAGGAACGAATTTAAAACAGAAAGCACGATAAAAGCTTATTTATACAAAATCGTACGTAGTTTCTCTGTCGATACCATCCGTCGCAGAAACATTGCGAATCGATATGCCGAGAAAATTGTTCTCGAAGAAGAAGATCAAGAATTCTTTCTGGAAAACATCGTCGAATCAGAAGTTTTCCAGATGATCCAAACCGTCTTTAACGAACTCTCCCCTTCTTGCCGAGAAGTGTACCAACTCAGTCTTCATGGGAAATCTCATGAAGAAATTTCCCAGTTACTGGACATATCGATAAATACAGTGAAAAAGCACAAGAACAATGCTAATCACTATATGCGGGAAAGATTAAAACACGTTCTTTCCATATTTTTATGCATCTAA
- a CDS encoding ABC transporter permease/M1 family aminopeptidase: protein MNINQILLISHYEAKLLRRNWLFIFLVFLLVGGSLAAQWFIQVDFPIHFLNALSCSIPFVSAFLFNFIQGIFILFIAGDFIRRDRSLDSFESLSTRSHGNGDYAMGKLLAVVGSFVVLNVLVIVITWGFHQFSMQSSPVFSPYVFYFMTLTLPSLLFLVGITLWITVTIKIWPVALLCLIGYIFFNVFVLTDYLYGSLDYLAISIPNVFSDATGKHVGLFPYVTQRIAFAMLGIAFMLLSVVRLKRLPNNPGNRRWIQWMGVIVLITGIWVGGTYYFHFEKDRQKRQEFVKLYMEYATRKRVEIIRQHIEYSQHRTRMIVNDTLTIRNPYREKIDGFFLFLNPGLYVDDITTGETSVNFDRKDFAISLHHSLEPGEAKEFVIRYAGEIDESVCYLDIPDQDYYATQWSINILRYGKHTALVDDEYTLLTPECLWYPTVEFQTSPVALQFADRYFTDYVLTVIHDSSYTVISQGEASQTGDGTRFDHAHALPGLTLCMGRYNKREITIDDTRFELYYFDEKGALFSSLEATREGLVQGIGEAKAYFEKLTGEVYPFHKLAFIETPVSFCAYRGENRKRSERIQPELIFKPENCCDQSDYLPVKEYADKREKAVTGSSRTEIESEAIRNFCTANVGEEISVLRKMALPDFIAGQQITPEIIKNPASILPMFTDFSDYIYSENFPGINRIMTGMRANNQVDIQWELYKVGETGEHKAIRTLSSQSLRDVLKGTGKSCDLDAIYKLKAAYLRKQINIKVNQDSFAVFMNNFRSRNSFSRVTFECLAEEFEREFNFDLVEATCELYDQHGLAALRVQDIEQYTGKGNEGPMLAFSVWNSSDVNGIISAYTDKGDGSRDLLNVGDFMIRAGECSRICFPLSHSVGGVILQSNLAQNIPGNYIYNFMEFPQEALVHAGRKKLEPSCFLPSSGEIVVDNEDQGFHVFASETKESLLGKLLQNKMIVEDSGVDFLTDNAPGWVSSVYIDAYGFPVRSFLGKKTKNSQARAEWKTEIPEQGEYGVSIYKLDLDFRYQRQADSVAYYYTLEQGDYRADIVMSFLRNGLQNIYLSDNLGRKEEYSYQQQMPQCGWIQVGVLPLVKGKVKLILHDKGAFPEQLVFADAVKWVKKS from the coding sequence ATGAATATCAATCAAATACTATTAATCAGTCACTATGAGGCAAAGCTACTAAGGAGAAATTGGTTATTCATTTTTCTCGTGTTTTTATTGGTAGGTGGGAGTCTGGCGGCTCAATGGTTTATACAAGTGGACTTTCCTATTCATTTTCTGAATGCACTATCTTGTTCGATTCCTTTCGTGAGTGCTTTTCTTTTCAATTTTATTCAGGGAATTTTTATCCTCTTTATAGCGGGTGATTTTATCCGGAGAGATCGTTCTTTAGACTCTTTTGAATCGCTAAGCACACGTTCTCATGGGAATGGCGATTACGCAATGGGGAAATTACTGGCTGTTGTGGGGAGTTTCGTGGTGTTGAACGTGCTGGTCATTGTGATTACATGGGGGTTCCATCAATTTTCTATGCAATCATCTCCTGTTTTTTCCCCGTATGTATTTTATTTCATGACATTAACTCTCCCTTCTTTATTGTTTTTGGTCGGGATAACTTTGTGGATAACCGTCACGATAAAAATATGGCCCGTGGCGTTATTGTGCTTGATAGGATATATCTTTTTTAATGTTTTTGTTTTGACGGATTATTTATATGGCAGTTTGGACTATCTGGCGATTTCGATACCTAATGTGTTCTCGGATGCCACGGGAAAACACGTGGGACTTTTCCCGTATGTGACTCAACGAATCGCATTTGCCATGTTAGGTATTGCCTTCATGTTGCTATCTGTAGTTAGATTGAAACGTTTACCGAATAATCCCGGAAATAGACGATGGATACAATGGATGGGGGTTATTGTGCTGATTACAGGAATCTGGGTAGGAGGAACTTATTATTTCCATTTTGAAAAAGACCGACAGAAAAGACAGGAGTTTGTGAAATTGTACATGGAGTATGCAACACGGAAACGTGTGGAAATTATCCGTCAACATATCGAGTATAGCCAACATCGAACTCGGATGATCGTGAATGACACGCTGACTATTCGTAATCCCTACCGGGAAAAAATAGATGGATTTTTCCTTTTCCTGAATCCCGGATTATATGTTGATGACATAACGACGGGAGAGACTAGCGTGAATTTCGATCGAAAAGATTTTGCCATATCATTACACCATTCTTTGGAGCCGGGAGAGGCGAAAGAGTTCGTGATTCGTTATGCCGGAGAAATTGACGAGAGTGTTTGTTATTTAGATATTCCGGATCAGGATTATTACGCGACACAATGGAGTATTAATATTTTGAGATACGGGAAACATACAGCTTTGGTTGATGATGAATACACGTTGTTAACTCCCGAATGTTTATGGTATCCGACTGTGGAGTTTCAGACATCTCCCGTGGCATTACAATTTGCCGACAGGTATTTTACGGATTACGTGTTAACCGTTATCCATGATTCAAGTTATACCGTTATATCTCAAGGGGAGGCTTCACAAACGGGGGATGGAACCCGTTTTGATCATGCTCACGCATTGCCGGGATTAACATTGTGCATGGGCAGGTATAATAAACGAGAGATTACGATTGACGATACTCGCTTTGAATTGTATTATTTTGATGAAAAAGGAGCCTTGTTCTCTTCGCTTGAGGCGACTAGAGAAGGGCTTGTGCAAGGAATTGGTGAGGCTAAAGCATATTTTGAAAAACTAACCGGAGAAGTTTATCCTTTTCATAAATTGGCTTTCATTGAAACCCCGGTTAGTTTTTGTGCTTATCGTGGCGAAAATAGGAAAAGGAGTGAACGGATTCAACCGGAATTAATCTTTAAACCGGAAAATTGTTGCGATCAATCAGATTATCTTCCCGTAAAGGAGTATGCGGATAAAAGAGAAAAAGCCGTTACCGGAAGTTCTAGAACAGAGATCGAAAGTGAGGCGATTCGTAATTTTTGTACGGCGAATGTAGGGGAAGAAATTAGCGTGTTGAGAAAAATGGCGTTGCCGGATTTTATTGCCGGGCAGCAAATTACACCGGAAATAATAAAGAATCCGGCTTCAATTCTTCCCATGTTTACTGATTTTAGCGATTACATTTATTCTGAAAATTTTCCGGGCATTAATCGAATTATGACAGGAATGCGAGCAAATAATCAAGTTGATATACAATGGGAATTATACAAGGTCGGAGAAACCGGTGAACATAAAGCGATACGGACTCTTTCTTCGCAAAGTTTACGAGATGTATTGAAAGGAACGGGAAAGTCTTGTGATTTAGATGCCATTTACAAGCTAAAAGCCGCTTATTTGAGAAAACAGATTAATATAAAAGTGAATCAGGATAGTTTTGCTGTTTTCATGAACAATTTCCGATCTAGGAATTCTTTTTCTCGCGTTACTTTCGAATGTCTGGCGGAAGAATTTGAACGTGAATTTAATTTCGATCTTGTTGAGGCAACATGCGAATTGTATGACCAACATGGACTTGCCGCACTTCGTGTACAAGATATTGAACAATACACGGGGAAGGGAAACGAAGGGCCGATGCTTGCTTTCAGTGTATGGAATTCTTCAGACGTGAACGGAATTATTTCCGCGTACACGGATAAAGGCGATGGTTCAAGAGATTTGTTGAATGTAGGGGATTTTATGATCCGGGCCGGTGAATGTTCCCGGATTTGTTTCCCGTTATCCCATAGTGTAGGAGGTGTGATCTTGCAATCTAATTTGGCGCAGAATATCCCGGGTAATTATATTTACAATTTCATGGAATTTCCCCAGGAAGCGCTTGTTCATGCGGGACGGAAAAAGTTGGAACCCTCTTGCTTTTTACCGTCTTCAGGAGAGATTGTCGTGGACAATGAGGATCAAGGATTTCATGTTTTCGCTTCGGAGACGAAAGAATCCTTGTTAGGGAAATTATTGCAGAATAAGATGATCGTGGAAGATAGTGGGGTCGATTTTCTGACCGACAATGCCCCGGGATGGGTTAGTTCCGTTTATATAGATGCTTACGGTTTTCCAGTACGGAGTTTTTTAGGTAAAAAGACGAAAAACAGCCAGGCCCGTGCGGAATGGAAAACGGAAATTCCGGAACAAGGAGAGTATGGGGTGTCTATATACAAGTTAGACCTGGATTTCAGGTACCAAAGGCAAGCTGATTCAGTGGCCTATTATTACACGTTGGAGCAAGGAGATTATCGTGCGGATATTGTGATGTCGTTTCTCCGAAATGGACTGCAAAACATTTATCTGTCAGACAATCTCGGACGAAAGGAAGAATATTCTTACCAGCAACAAATGCCTCAATGTGGTTGGATCCAAGTAGGTGTTCTCCCGCTAGTCAAGGGTAAAGTAAAACTAATTTTACATGATAAAGGGGCTTTCCCGGAACAATTGGTTTTTGCGGATGCGGTGAAGTGGGTGAAGAAGTCATGA
- a CDS encoding SPOR domain-containing protein, giving the protein MRIIVSVILLAFITVSCGTNKRVYAPPFEEEETETVVVKENVQTTAQNPTKKTENTKPVVSREENVTMTHGDVLKRYNVIVGSFSNVDNALKLQAKLNGMGYHSIIMKNSAGMSRVSIAGFDEEASAREELLKVREQYPEFADAWLLISKQN; this is encoded by the coding sequence ATGAGAATTATTGTATCTGTAATTTTATTGGCATTTATCACTGTCAGTTGCGGTACTAACAAACGTGTTTACGCACCACCTTTTGAGGAAGAAGAGACAGAGACTGTTGTAGTGAAAGAAAACGTGCAAACCACGGCACAAAATCCCACAAAGAAAACTGAAAATACAAAACCTGTCGTTTCTCGGGAAGAGAATGTAACTATGACTCACGGGGACGTGTTGAAACGTTATAACGTGATTGTCGGCAGTTTTTCAAACGTGGATAATGCTTTGAAATTACAGGCGAAATTGAACGGGATGGGTTATCACAGCATTATCATGAAGAATAGTGCAGGGATGAGTCGGGTAAGTATTGCTGGATTTGACGAAGAGGCATCCGCTCGTGAAGAATTATTAAAAGTTCGTGAACAATATCCGGAATTTGCTGATGCATGGTTGTTGATTTCCAAGCAAAACTAA
- the rpe gene encoding ribulose-phosphate 3-epimerase: MSVIVSPSLLSADFLHLSKDIEMVNHSQADWFHLDIMDGVFVPNISYGLPVVSQIKKMATKPLDVHLMIVQPERYVEAFHKAGADILTVHYEACTHLHRTIQQIKAQGMKAGVSLNPHTPVSLLEDVIEDIDVVLLMSVNPGFGGQTFIEQTINKVDKLKKLIMESNSHTLIEIDGGVNFETGKRLVNAGADALVAGSFVFNSPDPEANIKGLKEL; this comes from the coding sequence ATGAGCGTTATTGTTTCTCCCTCGCTATTATCTGCAGATTTTCTGCATCTATCAAAAGATATTGAAATGGTCAACCATAGCCAAGCCGATTGGTTTCACTTGGATATCATGGATGGCGTATTCGTCCCTAATATATCTTACGGACTTCCAGTAGTTTCCCAGATAAAGAAAATGGCCACGAAACCACTGGATGTACATTTAATGATTGTGCAACCGGAACGTTACGTGGAGGCTTTTCATAAAGCCGGAGCAGACATATTAACCGTGCATTACGAAGCGTGTACTCACCTGCACCGCACTATCCAGCAAATAAAAGCACAGGGCATGAAAGCCGGGGTTTCACTGAACCCACATACCCCGGTCTCTCTATTGGAAGATGTTATCGAGGATATTGATGTTGTTTTATTAATGAGTGTTAATCCGGGATTCGGGGGACAGACTTTCATTGAACAGACTATCAATAAAGTTGACAAACTGAAGAAATTGATTATGGAATCCAACTCCCATACCCTTATCGAGATTGACGGCGGGGTTAATTTCGAAACCGGAAAACGCTTGGTAAATGCCGGAGCCGATGCCCTGGTAGCAGGTAGTTTCGTTTTCAACTCTCCCGATCCGGAAGCAAACATCAAAGGACTAAAGGAACTATAA
- a CDS encoding TonB-dependent receptor: MKKGILFLILFFLVVCKGTGQILQGYVKTLEEKPVSQAHVILLNSDLKVVAHAVSGDDGFFLITSVKKGVYKLNISCVGFEVLQQNILIEENQGDLGVFRMQEGITLDEVTVIKHKKSLTTKVDRIIYDVERDSMAKNSVAMQILEKLPFVDIDLKTKQLQVMGGTNFVITINGKKNLFLSEANQYVARLLQGDKMKQVELITSPQGQYSDKTAVINIVTKGSLPDGIVGNIMIDFGKDFIKPNLGVTSKIGKLVYNVNYQPGYTYYSELTDKTKVINYRDDTIHRTESELITWSKDDSHELQLNASYDFSDNDLLTFTGQYTYYREREFQEGKTTIWNKKDNKVQIYSFENRNINREERWNGKINYQKSFRNKEGRLFTATYGVENNQGKKQYGQELTGMLGIEDSRGIFKNSLRLTEHTTGVDFTNPINEKHSYFLTAKLVARQYRSDEELNYDQYVPAFRASYSFSTVKMSLRAEVSFEKTINDMQFSKKSKKVRKNFFNVTPSASAIFLLSRKSTFSILYSVPSFRPDIYYLNPFVDRSDPSHWKVGNPDLEPEISQLLSMSYRFYTEKTSLAFSAKYKHSGNAIYPYDYTNETGALVTTYRNMNRSEMLSFNMNFEYKVPDKLQIWCTGEAKYTYYSITRSNFPLWNFKAAAGVYVTLFKKATLGIIGNIRPMSTSVQHTKFEYLTTATLRGEYTFTSRLSFLVDMDKFLWKHINVEHVKETDSFYYHKDEQWRGRWVSFTLVYNFGRLCDRVKKSGRGVKNEDRVKEI, translated from the coding sequence ATGAAAAAAGGAATATTATTTTTGATATTATTTTTCTTGGTCGTTTGTAAAGGAACTGGACAAATCTTACAAGGTTATGTCAAAACCTTGGAGGAGAAACCTGTTTCTCAAGCTCATGTTATTTTACTAAATTCAGATTTAAAGGTTGTTGCCCATGCTGTAAGTGGTGATGATGGTTTCTTTTTAATCACGTCCGTGAAAAAAGGGGTATATAAATTGAACATATCCTGTGTTGGATTCGAGGTTTTACAACAGAATATTTTGATAGAGGAAAATCAAGGGGATTTAGGCGTGTTTAGAATGCAAGAAGGGATTACCTTGGATGAAGTAACAGTGATAAAGCACAAGAAATCTTTAACAACGAAAGTAGATCGGATCATATATGATGTGGAGCGAGATTCAATGGCCAAAAATTCTGTGGCGATGCAGATACTAGAGAAACTTCCGTTTGTTGATATTGACTTGAAAACGAAACAATTACAAGTGATGGGAGGGACGAATTTCGTGATTACGATTAACGGGAAAAAGAATCTTTTTCTTTCGGAGGCAAATCAATATGTGGCTCGACTGTTACAAGGAGATAAGATGAAACAAGTTGAATTAATCACCTCGCCACAAGGACAATACAGTGATAAGACTGCCGTGATTAATATCGTGACAAAGGGGAGTTTGCCGGATGGTATTGTCGGGAATATTATGATTGATTTCGGTAAAGACTTCATTAAACCGAATTTAGGGGTAACTTCAAAAATTGGGAAATTGGTGTATAACGTGAATTATCAACCGGGATACACCTATTATTCGGAGTTAACAGATAAGACAAAGGTAATAAATTATAGGGATGACACGATACACAGAACGGAATCAGAATTGATAACTTGGTCGAAAGATGATTCGCATGAGTTACAATTAAACGCAAGTTACGATTTTTCAGACAATGATTTACTCACCTTTACCGGGCAATACACCTACTATCGGGAAAGGGAGTTTCAGGAAGGAAAAACTACGATATGGAATAAAAAAGATAACAAGGTACAAATTTATTCCTTTGAAAATAGAAATATCAACAGAGAGGAGCGGTGGAATGGAAAAATTAATTATCAGAAGTCGTTCCGGAATAAAGAAGGGAGGCTTTTTACTGCCACGTATGGCGTGGAAAATAATCAAGGGAAAAAACAGTATGGACAGGAGTTAACAGGGATGTTGGGGATAGAGGATTCTAGGGGAATATTTAAGAATAGCTTGCGTTTAACGGAACACACAACAGGAGTGGATTTTACGAATCCAATAAATGAGAAACATTCATATTTCCTGACGGCTAAACTTGTTGCCAGACAGTATCGCAGTGATGAGGAATTGAATTATGATCAATATGTTCCGGCATTTCGGGCAAGTTATTCTTTTTCTACAGTCAAAATGAGTTTAAGGGCAGAAGTGAGTTTTGAGAAAACAATAAATGATATGCAATTCAGTAAGAAGAGCAAAAAGGTACGAAAGAATTTCTTTAATGTAACTCCCAGTGCTTCTGCTATATTTTTATTAAGTCGGAAATCTACGTTTTCAATATTATATTCAGTGCCTTCTTTCCGACCAGATATTTATTATTTGAATCCTTTTGTAGATCGTTCTGATCCTTCACATTGGAAAGTTGGTAATCCTGATTTAGAACCGGAAATATCCCAGTTGCTCTCGATGAGTTATCGCTTTTATACAGAAAAGACGAGTTTAGCTTTTTCAGCAAAGTATAAACATTCGGGTAATGCCATATATCCTTATGACTACACGAATGAAACAGGAGCGCTTGTCACGACTTACAGGAATATGAATCGTTCGGAAATGCTTTCTTTTAATATGAACTTTGAATACAAAGTCCCCGATAAACTTCAAATATGGTGTACGGGAGAGGCAAAATATACGTATTATTCTATCACTAGAAGTAATTTTCCTCTTTGGAATTTTAAAGCAGCTGCGGGAGTTTATGTTACATTATTCAAAAAGGCAACTCTTGGAATTATTGGTAATATTCGTCCTATGTCAACGTCTGTACAACATACAAAATTTGAATATCTCACAACAGCTACTTTGAGAGGAGAATATACTTTTACTTCAAGGTTATCTTTCCTAGTTGATATGGACAAGTTTTTATGGAAACATATCAATGTGGAACACGTGAAAGAAACAGACTCGTTTTACTACCACAAAGATGAACAATGGCGAGGTCGGTGGGTGTCGTTTACCCTAGTCTATAATTTTGGACGCCTGTGTGATCGTGTAAAGAAAAGTGGTCGGGGAGTAAAAAATGAAGATAGAGTGAAAGAAATATAG
- a CDS encoding Dabb family protein, whose protein sequence is MLKHIVMWKLKEFAEGKTKAENALIMKESLERLVGIVPEIISLQVGINEKESDMAYDAVLISTFADAEALARYKVHPEHMKVSDYCKKIREGRVFVDFHE, encoded by the coding sequence ATGCTAAAACATATTGTCATGTGGAAACTCAAGGAGTTTGCCGAGGGAAAAACAAAAGCAGAGAACGCATTAATCATGAAAGAAAGCTTGGAAAGACTGGTCGGGATCGTTCCGGAAATCATATCATTACAGGTCGGAATCAATGAAAAGGAATCCGATATGGCATACGATGCGGTCCTAATCTCCACTTTTGCCGATGCCGAAGCGCTCGCCCGTTATAAAGTTCATCCGGAACACATGAAAGTCAGCGACTATTGTAAGAAAATCAGGGAGGGACGAGTATTTGTTGACTTCCATGAATAA
- a CDS encoding gamma carbonic anhydrase family protein, with the protein MAIIRELNGHTPKFGKNCFLAENAAVIGDVEMGDDCSIWYGAVLRGDVHYIKIGNKVNIQDNATIHATYQKSPTNIGNNVSIAHNAVVHGCTIHDNVLIGMGAIVLDNAVIESNSIVAAGSVVTKGTVVESGWVYAGAPAKKLKQMGPELLRDEVERIVNSYSMYASWYK; encoded by the coding sequence ATGGCAATAATCAGAGAATTAAATGGACACACGCCGAAATTCGGTAAGAATTGTTTTTTAGCTGAAAATGCCGCTGTTATTGGCGACGTGGAGATGGGTGACGATTGTAGTATATGGTACGGAGCTGTTCTGAGAGGTGATGTACATTATATTAAAATAGGCAACAAAGTAAACATTCAAGATAACGCAACAATACACGCTACCTATCAAAAATCTCCGACCAATATCGGGAATAACGTTTCTATCGCCCACAATGCCGTGGTTCACGGATGCACGATTCATGATAACGTACTGATCGGCATGGGAGCTATCGTTCTTGACAACGCTGTCATTGAAAGTAATTCCATCGTAGCAGCCGGTAGTGTGGTGACGAAAGGTACTGTTGTTGAATCCGGTTGGGTATATGCCGGGGCTCCCGCTAAAAAATTGAAACAAATGGGTCCGGAACTCTTACGTGACGAAGTGGAAAGAATCGTGAATTCCTATTCCATGTATGCTAGCTGGTACAAATAA